From the Betaproteobacteria bacterium genome, the window CGTATGGTCGCCGATGCGAAAGGCATCGATGAGAGCTGGGAGGTGACGTCCGACAGCCTCGCCGCATGGCTCGCACGCGAACTCGGCGCCTCGATGCTGTGGCTGGTGAAGTCGCGCGCGATCGCGGTTCAGGATGCGAGGCAGCTTGCCGAACTCGGCGTGGTCGATGACGCGTTCCCGCGCTTCGTCGAGGCGAGCGACTATGCGGTGCAGGTACTGGGGCCGGGCGATGTGAATCTGCTCACCGCTGCGCTGGACGGTCGTGTCACCGCGATGCCTGCGGCTCGCCCTTGATGTATCTCCAGCAGCAGAAGATGAACGCCACGGCGAGCGTGACTTCGATGCTCGCCATCAGTCGCGAAGCGCCGGACTCGGCCCACGCGCGCACGACCCCTTCGGTGAAGTAGAAGAGCATCACGAGCGGTGCCCACTTGAAGGTGTAGACGTCGCCGCGCCAGATCCTGGGCAGCAGCAGGAGCGGTGGCAGGGCCTTGAGCAGGAGCCAGGAACCGCCTGGCCGGATGGGGGCGATCCGGGCTTCCCAGGCGATCGTGAGCAGCGCGAGCGCGATGAGGATGGCGGAGGCTGCCAGCGCATAGCGCGCCGAATCCCGAATCACCCGCTGCCGTCCGCTGCCTCGCGGCATCGGCGCGCCAGTGCCACCAGCGCGCTGCGCGCTTGCTCAGGAGTGGTGACGCTTGCGTCGAAATCCATGCGCAGCCGCTCGTCGTCGGCCTGCACGTCGAAGCCGTCGCAGTCGATGCCGATCATCTCGGCATCGAGCACTTCGCGCCCGTGCACCGATCGGCAGTAGTCACGCAGGTTGTGACGATGGTCCGCATTCATGTGTTCGAGGATGCCGGCCTCGGATTCCGCCAGAGTCGAAGCGGGGGCGCGTACTGCGTCCGCGCCGAGCCACTGGATGTCGCCGAAGCCACCGACCCAGTGCAGTGCTTCCGGCACGATCCGGTAGAACGCGAAATCGCCGAAGTCGAGCAGCGATCTCGACTTCGGCAGGTAACGCAGGTAGCGCTGCACGGCCGGTGCGCTCGCGTCGTCGATCCGCTCTGCGTGGCCAGCGCAGGTCACGCGCGCGCTGGCGAGCACGTCTTCACCAGCGGCGTGCACCATGAGACTTGCGCGCGGATCCGCCCGCAGATTCTTCGTGTGCTCGGCGAGCGCGCTGATGAGAAGCAGCGGCCAACCGTCGTGATCGGTCACATAAGGAACGACGGTTGCG encodes:
- a CDS encoding DUF2069 domain-containing protein encodes the protein MPRGSGRQRVIRDSARYALAASAILIALALLTIAWEARIAPIRPGGSWLLLKALPPLLLLPRIWRGDVYTFKWAPLVMLFYFTEGVVRAWAESGASRLMASIEVTLAVAFIFCCWRYIKGEPQASR
- a CDS encoding DUF2470 domain-containing protein → MTTPGDAGDKARRLLRRCRHGALGTLSLRLSGHPFATVVPYVTDHDGWPLLLISALAEHTKNLRADPRASLMVHAAGEDVLASARVTCAGHAERIDDASAPAVQRYLRYLPKSRSLLDFGDFAFYRIVPEALHWVGGFGDIQWLGADAVRAPASTLAESEAGILEHMNADHRHNLRDYCRSVHGREVLDAEMIGIDCDGFDVQADDERLRMDFDASVTTPEQARSALVALARRCREAADGSG